The following coding sequences are from one Salinicoccus sp. Bachu38 window:
- a CDS encoding LPXTG cell wall anchor domain-containing protein, whose amino-acid sequence MKSKKRQRLMKASLASVLALTIATPLAGTVDASETDDWVDGSQEIGGGDESHSVGDPEDHVEFPDWYDEDAVYDNEGNVIYTGEEANHFRSVLDTVLANPNQYIVDGGVYTVTYEVDEGGYAYNYTIGEEVIPTQFVNYELTLDQINVIGASIPQQRSTELDGEATEEGNEEEVVAPEGSNQESEEGEYPEETPVDEAEESTESPLEDEPTEEVEPSEPSVEEESVEGSTEEEFAGGEVDEEVVEEELIEESSEENSNQEGTNEESNEEASDEAPSDEEYDENAIYQNGELLYTAVEVDHYVAVLSRVMQNPDKYIYLENGIYEYHYEVDEEGYATEVVQGDLIIPAAFIEIELNDDEIAKIGADIPKQNPEEVDDDLNEEDNSSGSQNDDEVYHDILDKVLNDRAGYIYLDDGVYEYSYDIDEYGFAVNEQVGQKVLPKDFVEEMIPGYIRDVVGTEVPPSRSIEEQENKEGYTTEYKNHITLQIKIGNENYDLDYKITKGENYKSDIVSIIDELNAENDTNYTVDKLNEHNIGIYSRVDEDAKKQIVTRNHIVVTLIDNNMPNLKDLVPEEELIDDIVPRTGQVIMRFFNMDKGGVDDTRYLETWGGTIDNQIRREFQEMIVDSVNNDAPFFKYVDAEMEEGMEYGSEVRPVYDVIVYYEAYNPSEAYLQQVEEKKYYYENEDANSDVKNELTLIDEETGKTVMSLEVYGQFFSQRLSSIIDEYNQINNVNMMVSNTELTDYEVHTDDYYYSTSNRKYNIYVDGLGPDEDNDMILPGVPEEELYDDSTSEMVYRSIRIIDGDGLKYDREYVRTETMDESIKGALSEYYMSHPTYFNIDELHVYEDVVEKYINQDSAGYGDLYEGRGYFIEVYLDSLNQNDKIEKNPEKIDIEKNYMGNLAFIDYYTGQDLGRIKFEKGSYSKQLDGYLEQLKEETGKNYRVVTRKAGRVGGGGGGGPYPGFMEVNYVTNMTVYITDEWEEDKEGVVDGKPIQNYDYLIKPLPEGVTPQDEITVTKNYTVGEEVFEDFSELYKQYETYYTGSEFTEIEVPSDMEIGFAYATSPYFIYNGFYVTGVAETPGSHSLSYYEFNEKENDLTLHNVNINVWEKGENPDDFESEEPTDEEPVDEPTEEEPTEEEPVDEPTEEEPTEEEPVDEPTEEEPTEEEPVDEPTEEEPTEEEPVDEPTEEEPTDEELTGEDNSTEAPPASEGDNEVEDDSDAPSDDSGTGTQEENETGTTIEGSSVVDEASGITVSSATGELEGVQVSVEVLEDSGLISNPHDLYDIELLDADGNEYEPEASVTVSIPANGTVSNVYYLGESGETLTELAFEVMDGYVVFTKDSFSQFAVEYGELTEEGAEEDSENATTDDDVVVTEVNSDGTSGEETTSGSETAESSEASTDTTVAAAEKNDTEQEMLPDTGIAAKNVAIPAALLMAIGGAVIYFTRRRPN is encoded by the coding sequence TTGAAAAGTAAAAAAAGACAGCGTTTAATGAAAGCATCATTGGCAAGTGTACTGGCACTGACAATAGCAACACCACTGGCAGGAACAGTTGATGCATCAGAAACGGATGATTGGGTAGATGGCAGTCAGGAAATTGGGGGAGGGGATGAATCACATAGTGTAGGAGATCCTGAAGACCATGTAGAATTCCCTGATTGGTATGACGAGGATGCAGTATATGATAACGAAGGAAATGTAATTTACACAGGTGAAGAGGCAAATCATTTCAGAAGCGTTCTTGATACTGTGTTAGCGAATCCAAATCAGTATATTGTAGACGGTGGGGTATATACTGTCACTTACGAGGTAGACGAGGGTGGATATGCTTATAACTATACTATAGGCGAGGAAGTCATCCCGACGCAGTTTGTTAACTATGAACTGACTCTCGATCAAATTAATGTAATAGGGGCAAGTATTCCACAGCAAAGATCAACCGAATTAGACGGTGAGGCTACTGAAGAGGGAAATGAGGAGGAAGTTGTAGCACCTGAAGGTTCAAACCAAGAATCCGAAGAAGGGGAGTATCCAGAAGAGACACCAGTAGACGAAGCTGAGGAATCGACTGAATCACCACTAGAAGATGAACCTACCGAGGAAGTCGAACCTTCAGAACCCTCAGTAGAAGAGGAGAGTGTTGAAGGATCAACTGAAGAGGAGTTCGCTGGTGGTGAGGTCGATGAAGAAGTTGTAGAAGAAGAATTAATCGAGGAATCTTCAGAAGAAAATTCAAATCAAGAAGGGACTAATGAGGAATCTAATGAAGAAGCGTCAGATGAAGCACCTTCTGATGAGGAATACGATGAGAATGCCATCTACCAGAATGGTGAATTACTATATACTGCTGTAGAGGTGGATCATTATGTTGCTGTGCTATCTAGAGTCATGCAAAATCCAGATAAATATATCTATTTGGAAAATGGTATATATGAATATCATTATGAAGTTGATGAGGAAGGCTACGCTACAGAGGTCGTTCAAGGAGATCTCATCATTCCTGCAGCTTTCATAGAAATAGAACTTAACGATGATGAGATAGCGAAAATAGGAGCAGACATTCCTAAACAAAATCCAGAAGAAGTCGACGATGACCTTAACGAAGAAGATAATTCTAGTGGATCCCAAAATGATGATGAGGTATACCATGACATTCTGGATAAAGTGCTGAATGATAGAGCAGGTTACATCTATTTGGATGATGGGGTATACGAATACTCTTATGATATTGATGAGTATGGGTTTGCTGTCAACGAACAAGTAGGCCAAAAAGTACTTCCTAAAGACTTTGTTGAAGAGATGATTCCTGGATATATTCGAGATGTAGTAGGTACTGAGGTTCCACCAAGCCGAAGCATTGAGGAACAGGAAAATAAGGAAGGATATACCACTGAATACAAGAATCATATTACCTTGCAGATAAAAATCGGAAATGAAAATTATGATCTTGATTATAAGATAACAAAAGGTGAGAATTACAAATCTGATATAGTCTCAATTATTGATGAACTGAATGCAGAAAATGATACAAACTACACTGTTGATAAACTTAATGAGCACAATATAGGTATCTATAGTCGAGTGGATGAAGACGCAAAAAAACAAATAGTAACCAGAAACCATATTGTGGTCACTTTGATTGATAATAATATGCCGAATTTAAAAGATTTGGTTCCGGAAGAGGAACTGATTGACGATATTGTACCTAGAACAGGACAAGTCATAATGCGGTTCTTTAATATGGATAAAGGTGGTGTAGATGATACTCGTTATTTAGAAACTTGGGGAGGCACCATAGACAATCAAATTCGTCGGGAATTTCAAGAAATGATTGTTGACTCTGTGAACAATGATGCTCCATTTTTTAAATATGTGGATGCTGAAATGGAAGAAGGAATGGAATATGGTTCAGAAGTTCGTCCCGTGTATGATGTTATTGTCTATTATGAAGCATATAACCCTTCTGAAGCATACCTCCAACAAGTGGAAGAGAAAAAATATTATTATGAAAATGAGGATGCAAATTCGGATGTCAAAAATGAGTTGACATTGATTGACGAAGAAACAGGTAAGACAGTCATGTCCTTGGAAGTATATGGTCAGTTCTTTTCCCAAAGGTTAAGCAGTATCATAGATGAATACAACCAAATTAATAATGTAAATATGATGGTTTCCAATACCGAACTGACTGATTATGAAGTGCATACCGATGACTACTACTACAGTACCAGTAATAGAAAATATAATATTTATGTAGACGGGTTGGGACCAGATGAGGATAATGACATGATTCTACCAGGTGTCCCTGAAGAAGAATTGTATGATGACTCAACATCTGAAATGGTATACCGATCGATTCGTATCATTGATGGTGATGGTTTGAAATACGACAGGGAGTATGTACGCACTGAAACAATGGATGAATCGATTAAAGGAGCCCTATCAGAGTATTATATGTCCCATCCAACATATTTTAATATTGATGAGCTTCATGTCTATGAAGATGTTGTGGAAAAGTATATAAATCAAGATAGCGCGGGCTATGGGGACTTATATGAAGGAAGAGGATATTTCATTGAAGTATATCTTGATTCCTTGAATCAAAACGATAAAATCGAAAAAAACCCTGAAAAGATTGATATTGAAAAAAATTATATGGGGAATCTGGCATTTATAGATTATTACACTGGTCAAGATCTTGGGAGAATTAAGTTTGAGAAAGGTTCATACTCAAAGCAACTTGATGGATATCTAGAACAGCTTAAAGAAGAAACAGGAAAGAATTACAGAGTTGTTACTAGAAAAGCCGGACGTGTTGGTGGTGGAGGTGGAGGCGGACCGTACCCAGGGTTTATGGAAGTAAACTATGTGACCAATATGACTGTGTATATTACTGATGAGTGGGAAGAAGATAAGGAAGGTGTAGTTGATGGTAAGCCAATACAAAACTATGACTATCTGATCAAGCCACTTCCTGAAGGTGTTACACCACAAGACGAGATTACAGTTACTAAGAACTATACAGTGGGAGAAGAAGTGTTCGAAGATTTCTCTGAATTGTATAAACAATATGAAACTTATTATACCGGGAGTGAATTTACTGAAATAGAAGTTCCCAGTGATATGGAAATAGGCTTTGCCTACGCTACCAGTCCATATTTCATTTACAATGGCTTTTATGTGACAGGTGTTGCCGAAACTCCCGGAAGCCACTCTCTTAGTTACTATGAGTTTAATGAAAAGGAGAATGACCTAACTCTACACAACGTAAATATCAATGTCTGGGAAAAGGGAGAAAATCCTGACGATTTCGAAAGTGAAGAACCGACTGACGAGGAACCAGTCGACGAACCAACGGAAGAGGAACCGACTGAGGAAGAGCCAGTCGACGAACCAACGGAAGAGGAACCGACTGAGGAAGAGCCAGTCGACGAACCAACGGAAGAGGAACCGACTGAGGAAGAGCCGGTTGATGAGCCTACGGAAGAGGAGCCGACTGAGGAAGAACCGGTCGATGAGCCTACCGAAGAGGAACCAACTGATGAAGAACTGACTGGTGAAGATAATTCTACAGAGGCGCCTCCAGCAAGTGAGGGAGACAATGAAGTTGAAGATGATTCTGATGCCCCTTCCGACGACTCTGGTACTGGTACACAGGAAGAGAATGAAACCGGGACTACAATTGAAGGATCTTCTGTTGTCGACGAGGCAAGCGGTATAACGGTTTCAAGTGCTACCGGTGAACTTGAGGGCGTTCAGGTGTCAGTCGAAGTTCTTGAGGACTCCGGCCTGATCTCAAATCCACACGACCTCTATGACATCGAACTGCTCGATGCAGACGGCAATGAATACGAGCCTGAAGCATCCGTAACAGTTTCCATCCCGGCCAATGGCACGGTTTCAAATGTCTATTACCTTGGCGAATCCGGAGAGACATTGACTGAACTGGCCTTTGAAGTGATGGATGGCTACGTTGTATTTACAAAAGACAGCTTCAGCCAATTTGCTGTTGAATATGGTGAGTTGACTGAAGAGGGTGCAGAAGAAGATTCTGAGAACGCGACTACAGACGATGATGTGGTGGTAACTGAAGTGAACTCCGATGGTACATCCGGAGAAGAGACGACTTCTGGAAGTGAAACTGCTGAGAGTAGCGAAGCATCCACAGACACGACTGTTGCTGCAGCTGAGAAAAATGACACTGAGCAGGAAATGTTGCCGGATACGGGAATTGCTGCCAAGAATGTCGCAATCCCAGCAGCACTGCTTATGGCCATTGGTGGCGCTGTAATCTACTTCACGAGACGTCGACCAAACTAG
- a CDS encoding GNAT family N-acetyltransferase codes for MQHLGTQKLETERLVLRKLTSDDAEAMYHKWASDPEVTEYLTWPPHGSLEVTRQLIGHWTEEYKKYDFYQWAIVPKELNAPVGTISVVDADDSVGMVHIGYCIGKAWWGKGYTTEAFGRLIRFFFEDVGLNRIETKHDTRNPGSGRVMEKCGLLYEGTTRQSDRNNQGICDSALYGIVRRDYYK; via the coding sequence ATGCAGCATCTTGGCACACAAAAATTGGAGACGGAACGACTCGTGCTCCGGAAGCTCACTTCGGATGATGCAGAAGCAATGTATCACAAATGGGCATCGGATCCGGAGGTGACGGAATACCTGACCTGGCCGCCGCATGGGTCTTTGGAAGTGACCAGGCAACTGATCGGCCACTGGACAGAAGAATATAAGAAATATGATTTCTATCAATGGGCCATCGTGCCAAAGGAGTTGAACGCACCGGTCGGCACAATCAGTGTAGTGGATGCGGATGACTCTGTCGGGATGGTCCATATCGGCTACTGCATCGGCAAGGCGTGGTGGGGGAAGGGGTACACGACGGAAGCGTTCGGACGGCTGATCCGCTTCTTCTTCGAAGACGTCGGATTAAACCGCATCGAAACGAAGCATGACACCAGAAATCCCGGTTCCGGCAGGGTGATGGAGAAGTGCGGTCTGCTGTATGAAGGGACGACCCGGCAGTCGGACCGCAATAATCAGGGCATCTGTGACAGTGCACTCTATGGCATCGTTAGGCGCGACTATTATAAATAG
- a CDS encoding heparinase II/III domain-containing protein, producing MNLNFDVHKTALLKRNIQQNSKFLQYADELLEGRYLVHPSLDGLKFESTVDWDIQTEKNPRTAQIYLHSMDYLNYLVYAHNETGEDRYLEKGKALLEDWHHHHADAGKHETKTNLAWNEHAVSSRVVNALWLKAHKPDALESDDQFETFIRQHLDFLADDTNYMENNHGIMMDKAILIIALFMENVEARSPYITIAKTRLEKVLLRDFSHQHVHLENSPEYHRLAVRWFTELSKLLKEMDAGFHRTYYNKIKRAKDYLGSVIDYNHQLPLLGDTGTVNMSVDKVHDDFFDAEAGVSIFNDEAKRSTLVFSAGFHNKAHKHLDDLSFIFSVNRESIFADSGKYSYAKNDPFRSHVISPAAHTTLCVEGEDYPMDVIGDVGLTNYYTTGRYKYVSGENNLYDGVSLKRHLILIDGDKLFIVDDAASETPKSFIQNFVLDDGVHVEQTDAHAMKLSTADNTYLFKSHMGGMETSIFQGKKDMAVISKQFGQLTDTHRIEISMKGDRARFFTSFVPEGDVVTLNASDEDAVSFDINGRTFDIPLEPMKRK from the coding sequence ATGAATTTGAATTTTGACGTACACAAAACCGCGCTTCTGAAGCGGAACATCCAGCAGAACAGCAAATTTCTCCAGTATGCAGATGAACTGCTCGAAGGCAGATATCTCGTCCACCCGAGCCTCGACGGACTGAAGTTTGAAAGCACGGTGGACTGGGACATCCAGACGGAAAAGAACCCAAGAACCGCACAGATCTATCTGCATTCGATGGACTACTTGAACTACCTGGTCTATGCCCATAACGAGACAGGCGAAGACAGGTATCTGGAGAAGGGAAAGGCACTCCTTGAGGATTGGCATCACCACCATGCCGATGCAGGGAAGCATGAGACGAAAACCAATCTGGCATGGAATGAACACGCCGTCTCAAGCCGCGTTGTCAATGCGCTGTGGCTGAAGGCCCACAAGCCCGATGCACTTGAATCCGATGATCAGTTCGAGACGTTCATCCGGCAGCATCTGGACTTTCTGGCCGATGATACAAATTATATGGAAAACAACCACGGCATCATGATGGACAAGGCAATCCTCATCATCGCCCTGTTCATGGAAAACGTAGAGGCCAGAAGTCCCTACATCACCATCGCCAAGACACGGTTGGAAAAAGTACTGCTGCGCGACTTCAGCCATCAGCATGTCCACCTGGAAAACTCGCCCGAGTACCACCGCCTCGCGGTGCGGTGGTTTACAGAACTGTCAAAGCTTCTGAAGGAAATGGATGCCGGCTTCCATCGGACCTACTACAATAAGATCAAGCGTGCAAAAGACTACCTGGGCTCAGTCATCGATTATAACCATCAGCTGCCATTGCTTGGTGATACCGGAACCGTCAACATGTCAGTCGATAAAGTGCATGACGACTTCTTCGATGCCGAAGCGGGGGTGAGCATATTCAATGATGAAGCCAAACGCTCGACACTCGTATTCAGTGCCGGCTTCCACAACAAAGCCCATAAGCATCTGGATGATCTGTCCTTCATATTTTCAGTGAACCGGGAAAGCATCTTTGCAGACTCCGGCAAATACAGCTATGCAAAGAACGATCCCTTCCGGTCACATGTCATCTCTCCAGCCGCCCATACCACACTGTGCGTCGAAGGTGAGGACTACCCGATGGACGTGATCGGGGACGTAGGTCTGACAAACTACTACACCACCGGCAGATACAAATACGTCAGTGGCGAAAACAACCTGTATGACGGCGTTTCATTGAAGCGTCATCTGATACTGATAGACGGGGACAAACTGTTCATCGTCGATGATGCGGCTTCGGAAACACCCAAAAGTTTCATACAAAATTTCGTGCTTGATGACGGTGTCCACGTGGAGCAGACGGATGCCCATGCGATGAAGCTCTCCACTGCAGACAATACCTACCTCTTTAAAAGCCATATGGGAGGGATGGAAACATCTATATTCCAGGGCAAAAAAGACATGGCCGTCATCTCAAAACAATTCGGTCAGTTGACCGATACCCACCGGATTGAAATCAGTATGAAGGGCGACCGCGCACGCTTTTTCACAAGCTTTGTACCGGAAGGCGACGTGGTGACACTCAATGCTTCAGATGAGGACGCCGTCTCCTTCGACATCAATGGCAGGACATTTGACATCCCACTTGAGCCGATGAAGAGAAAGTGA
- a CDS encoding glycosyltransferase family 4 protein, which produces MMSYFYAAASYAALNAGMQGRASRLFKKGLTHRLNAREPVLSIYLRRSRHAFVYNQLDTLSLDGTYRAYLKSIVLKHEKKYEEAWMRIRDIHEPSLLPLKIRILYDMKQLDKLIELSGEKVDVLGHLDRHQKETLLAFMLRAHHFNEAERMIEQTKQHRARLRTLFHTESSQAIAKYRWHPFREKHLNMAQDPGPEDFPALAPVIESLDTPLQDAAHVLLVNRFHDQPEYKNALDSTSVSYLNDKPDLLQYVSLEALHTLEFKIPQTDSATSQLERLFEHYHGGNDSREIIHAIHELLPQVKLTRNHIRSLRKMVLDGTLDLEDERVIRLFKKDRRAYTVFQDSAMFIDPAVNRKVDDFIHSNFPGRTRERIFQPVVNALVQSTEKTRLPRHFLRHLENNRHKKLFNMYILVRHAYRTGATTQAEVYINELVPEEQFKLRLYLAKIQFSFGELEDALAQVEAAQRIRERDPDLFRHFIRIHHYTGDITNRFKYVKKMQKDFPNRLIDREYEMAEDEYILFREEWNLDIDTPPLDDPDPSKILFVLNKAYPVINGYTVRSDEMIQRVKEHGYHPIIATRLGWTPEHEGYDTPARYDDGIDAHYIDRSDEYLTYRTPLRTYFEQYAREITTIVERERPHIIYAASNFQNAYAALAVGRRMDIPTIYEVRGLWQYTQSTKNHYFYQSERFYLHEKFELKCCELADRITCISESLKDFLVSRGIEDSKITVLTNGVNTAALTPVHKDETLIRKYTLEDKVVLGFIGSITDYEGLDLVLEAVHSINRNQLHPKEFVCMIVGKGPAKEALIKKARTLNMTDQAIFPGKIPREDVQSHYSVMDIAPFPRKNEPLCQLVTPLKPYEAMAMGKKVIVSDVAALKDMVIEDVNGKIFKAEDVESLISAILETVDDEQLGVRTREWVVANRDWNVVIRNLLELLPAAPDTNESKEESEATE; this is translated from the coding sequence ATGATGAGCTACTTTTATGCTGCAGCGTCCTACGCTGCATTGAATGCCGGCATGCAGGGTCGGGCGTCCCGGCTATTCAAAAAAGGATTGACCCATCGGCTGAATGCACGCGAGCCGGTGCTGAGCATATACTTGAGACGCTCCCGCCATGCGTTCGTTTACAACCAGCTGGACACGCTCAGCCTTGACGGGACATACCGCGCATATCTCAAAAGCATCGTGCTGAAACATGAGAAAAAATATGAGGAAGCCTGGATGAGGATCAGGGATATCCATGAGCCGTCCCTGCTTCCGCTCAAGATCCGGATCCTCTACGACATGAAGCAGCTCGACAAGCTGATCGAACTTTCCGGCGAAAAAGTGGATGTGCTGGGACACCTGGACCGTCACCAGAAGGAGACCCTGCTGGCATTCATGCTCAGGGCACACCATTTTAATGAAGCGGAAAGGATGATCGAACAGACGAAGCAGCACCGGGCACGCCTTCGAACTCTATTCCATACTGAGAGCAGCCAGGCGATCGCCAAGTACAGATGGCATCCATTCAGGGAAAAACATCTGAATATGGCACAGGACCCCGGACCGGAAGACTTCCCGGCACTGGCTCCTGTCATAGAGTCGCTTGACACCCCCCTCCAGGATGCGGCACATGTATTACTGGTCAACAGGTTCCATGATCAGCCTGAATATAAAAATGCACTCGACAGCACATCCGTCAGTTATCTAAATGACAAACCGGATCTCCTTCAATATGTATCACTTGAAGCACTCCATACCCTCGAATTCAAAATACCACAGACAGACTCCGCCACCTCACAGCTGGAAAGACTTTTCGAGCACTACCACGGCGGCAATGACAGCAGAGAAATCATCCACGCCATCCATGAACTGCTTCCGCAGGTCAAACTGACCCGCAACCATATCCGTTCGCTGAGAAAAATGGTTCTGGACGGTACCCTGGACCTTGAGGATGAAAGGGTAATCCGGCTCTTCAAAAAAGACAGACGGGCTTATACCGTATTCCAGGATTCCGCCATGTTCATCGATCCGGCAGTCAATCGGAAGGTGGATGACTTCATCCACTCCAATTTCCCGGGCCGGACACGCGAGCGGATATTCCAGCCGGTGGTCAACGCACTTGTCCAGTCGACTGAAAAGACCCGGTTGCCGAGGCACTTCTTGCGCCATCTGGAAAATAATCGCCACAAGAAGCTCTTCAATATGTATATTCTCGTCCGGCATGCCTACCGGACGGGAGCCACGACCCAGGCCGAGGTGTACATCAATGAACTCGTACCGGAGGAGCAGTTCAAACTGAGGCTGTATCTGGCCAAAATCCAGTTCAGCTTTGGCGAACTCGAGGATGCCCTCGCCCAGGTCGAGGCGGCACAGCGTATCAGGGAAAGGGACCCGGACCTGTTCCGCCACTTCATCCGCATCCATCATTATACCGGCGACATTACAAACCGCTTCAAGTATGTAAAGAAGATGCAGAAAGACTTCCCGAACAGACTGATCGACCGGGAATATGAGATGGCCGAGGATGAATACATCCTGTTCCGCGAGGAATGGAACCTCGATATCGATACGCCGCCACTTGATGACCCCGATCCATCAAAGATACTGTTCGTGTTGAACAAGGCCTATCCGGTCATCAACGGCTACACCGTCCGTTCGGATGAAATGATCCAGAGGGTGAAGGAGCACGGCTATCATCCCATCATTGCCACGCGGCTCGGCTGGACTCCGGAACATGAAGGGTACGACACGCCGGCTCGGTATGATGACGGAATCGATGCCCACTATATCGACCGCTCGGACGAATATCTGACATACCGTACACCGCTCAGGACATACTTCGAACAGTATGCCAGGGAAATCACGACCATCGTGGAGAGGGAACGGCCGCACATCATCTATGCCGCCTCCAATTTCCAGAACGCCTACGCCGCCCTCGCAGTCGGGAGACGGATGGACATCCCGACCATCTACGAAGTCAGGGGGCTGTGGCAGTATACACAGAGTACAAAGAATCATTATTTCTACCAGTCCGAACGGTTCTATCTGCATGAAAAATTTGAACTGAAATGCTGTGAACTCGCCGATCGGATCACCTGCATCAGCGAAAGCCTTAAGGACTTTCTGGTGAGCAGAGGCATCGAGGACTCCAAAATCACCGTCCTGACCAATGGCGTGAACACAGCTGCACTCACACCGGTCCACAAGGACGAGACACTCATCCGGAAATATACCCTGGAAGACAAGGTCGTGCTCGGATTCATCGGTTCCATCACGGACTATGAAGGCCTCGACCTGGTGCTTGAAGCGGTCCATTCAATCAACAGGAATCAACTGCATCCCAAGGAATTTGTCTGCATGATCGTCGGCAAGGGCCCTGCCAAAGAGGCCCTCATCAAAAAGGCACGGACCTTGAACATGACGGACCAGGCCATCTTTCCCGGAAAAATTCCGCGGGAAGACGTCCAGAGCCACTACTCCGTCATGGACATCGCCCCCTTTCCAAGGAAAAATGAACCGCTCTGCCAGCTAGTGACGCCACTGAAGCCGTATGAGGCCATGGCAATGGGGAAGAAGGTCATCGTCAGTGATGTCGCTGCCCTGAAGGATATGGTGATTGAAGACGTCAACGGCAAAATATTCAAGGCAGAAGATGTGGAATCCCTCATCAGTGCAATACTCGAAACCGTCGATGATGAACAGCTGGGTGTCCGGACAAGGGAATGGGTCGTCGCCAACAGGGACTGGAATGTAGTCATCAGGAATCTGTTGGAACTGCTGCCTGCTGCCCCCGACACAAATGAGAGCAAAGAGGAAAGCGAGGCGACGGAATAG
- a CDS encoding PLP-dependent aminotransferase family protein: protein MLKLKIDHERNAGFIYRQVYEGIKEMIMQGRLTQGYRLPSKRVLAKDLGVSTNSVANAYEQLIAEGYLYSIEKSGYYVEAINPFKIHEQAVDQLPEELKEDETLEEDWLSFTHITTNVALFPFKKWIAAENHAIRNYRHYISGLNHFQGPYIVRESIRDLIAVTRGVSCFPEQLVLSTGTLPLINQILDMAEEGARIAIEDPGYSRMYTLLKNKNFTVIPIPLDDKGINMEVLEKEDPDYVFVTPSHQFPTGTIMPISRRIDLLNWAAGKPNRFILEDDYDSEFKYTTDNIPSLQSLDKNQKVIYCGTFSKTLLPSFRFSYAVLPIPVINRYKSLYREWIQGNNTLQLLALKHFIDKGDYSKHVRKMNLHHFSNRQLLISKLYEYFGEDVKINDIPAGLHFLAEFRTDKSYEEIMKRAVAEKIEIYDMRRFSFNSLDYGSDCKKLILGFANLDPDLIEESVARLYRAVAK from the coding sequence ATGCTCAAACTGAAGATCGATCATGAAAGGAATGCCGGCTTCATCTATAGGCAGGTTTACGAAGGAATCAAGGAAATGATTATGCAGGGCAGGCTCACCCAAGGGTACAGGCTGCCCTCCAAACGGGTTCTGGCAAAGGACCTCGGGGTCAGTACGAACTCTGTTGCGAACGCCTATGAACAGCTGATCGCTGAAGGGTATCTTTACAGCATAGAAAAAAGCGGATATTACGTCGAGGCAATCAATCCATTCAAAATACATGAACAGGCTGTGGACCAGCTGCCCGAAGAGTTGAAGGAGGACGAAACCCTTGAAGAGGACTGGCTATCCTTCACCCACATTACGACGAATGTTGCACTGTTCCCCTTCAAAAAGTGGATTGCTGCAGAAAATCACGCGATAAGGAACTACAGGCATTATATTTCCGGACTCAATCATTTCCAGGGACCATACATTGTGAGGGAATCGATCCGGGATCTCATCGCCGTTACGAGAGGGGTCTCCTGCTTTCCCGAACAGCTCGTGCTGAGTACGGGTACACTCCCCCTGATAAACCAGATTCTCGATATGGCGGAGGAAGGGGCCAGAATCGCCATTGAGGATCCCGGCTACTCCAGGATGTATACACTGTTGAAAAATAAAAACTTCACTGTCATCCCGATCCCTCTTGATGATAAGGGAATCAACATGGAAGTACTGGAAAAAGAAGACCCGGACTATGTCTTCGTCACCCCTTCCCACCAGTTTCCGACCGGCACCATCATGCCGATATCAAGACGGATAGACCTGTTGAACTGGGCCGCCGGGAAGCCCAACAGATTCATATTGGAAGATGACTATGACAGTGAATTCAAGTATACGACGGACAACATCCCCTCCCTGCAAAGTCTGGATAAGAATCAGAAGGTCATATATTGCGGTACATTTTCGAAGACACTGCTCCCAAGCTTCAGGTTCAGCTATGCTGTCCTTCCGATCCCTGTAATAAACCGGTATAAATCACTGTACCGTGAATGGATCCAGGGGAACAACACGCTCCAACTGCTCGCGTTGAAGCATTTCATCGACAAGGGGGACTACAGCAAACATGTACGCAAAATGAACCTCCACCACTTCTCCAACAGGCAGCTGCTCATCAGCAAACTGTATGAATACTTTGGAGAGGATGTGAAAATAAACGACATCCCTGCCGGTCTCCATTTCCTTGCAGAGTTCAGAACAGACAAAAGCTACGAGGAAATAATGAAGAGGGCCGTTGCAGAAAAGATTGAAATCTATGATATGAGGCGGTTCTCCTTCAATTCCCTGGACTATGGCAGCGACTGCAAAAAACTGATACTCGGGTTTGCCAATCTGGATCCGGATCTGATAGAAGAAAGCGTTGCAAGACTGTACAGGGCCGTCGCAAAGTAG